The following are from one region of the Anomaloglossus baeobatrachus isolate aAnoBae1 chromosome 1, aAnoBae1.hap1, whole genome shotgun sequence genome:
- the POMK gene encoding protein O-mannose kinase: protein MDKRYGGKRNGNWNCLLLLIILLVLTVLFLNVLLYVYLEHVYVSPSYPHADPSTCPQGFFKIGNMKNCSAWLNCERINKEVRRLKLVGEGVVKKVYLAEWKEMKVALSQLTIPDLRSDFSHGLRMLKALQSRHVVTLVGYCEENGSILTEYHPLGSLNNLDNTFSLPKYKNVNTWQTRLALAIDYVSIIRYLHNSPLGVLVMCDSNDLDKVLSQYLLTSDFRLVANDLDALPMVDKEKGVLVKCGPREITGDFVAPEQLWPYGSDTEFINNLMPPYDEKTDVWKIPAVTNYLLGHGEGSDIVRFHLFDIHTECKKKNPEERPSAQTILDTYKRIMTLLIKELSVSDVRDML, encoded by the exons ATGGATAAGAGATATGGTGGTAAAAGGAATGGCAACTGGAATTGTCTCCTGCTGCTGATAATCCTGCTTGTCCTCACTGTGCTGTTCCTAAACGTGCTGCTGTATGTGTACCTGGAGCACGTCTATGTCTCCCCTAGTTATCCACACGCAGACCCCAGCACTTGTCCTCAAGGGTTCTTCAAGATTGGCAACATGAAGAATTGCTCTGCGTGGCTGAATTGTGAGCGCATTAATAAAGAAGTGCGCCGACTGAAGCTGGTGGGCGAAGGAGTCGTCAAAAAG GTGTATTTGGCAGAGTGGAAAGAAATGAAAGTGGCTCTGTCTCAGCTCACAATCCCTGACCTACGCAGTGACTTCTCTCATGGATTGCGGATGTTGAAGGCCCTCCAGAGCAGGCATGTGGTGACTCTTGTGGGGTATTGTGAGGAAAATGGCAGTATTCTAACCGAGTACCACCCTCTGGGATCTTTGAACAATTTGGACAACACATTCAGCCTCCCTAAATACAAAAACGTTAACACTTGGCAAACTCGTTTGGCCCTGGCCATAGACTATGTAAGTATAATCCGCTACCTGCACAACAGTCCGCTTGGAGTACTAGTTATGTGCGACTCCAATGATCTGGACAAAGTGCTGTCTCAGTACCTGCTAACAAGCGACTTCCGCTTGGTGGCGAATGATTTGGATGCACTACCTATGGTGGACAAAGAGAAAGGAGTTTTAGTCAAATGTGGTCCCCGCGAAATTACTGGTGATTTTGTGGCTCCAGAACAGCTGTGGCCTTATGGGTCTGATACGGAGTTCATTAATAATCTGATGCCCCCATATGATGAGAAGACTGATGTATGGAAGATCCCAGCAGTTACCAATTATCTCTTGGGTCATGGAGAAGGCAGCGATATTGTTCGGTTTCACTTGTTTGATATCCACACCGAGTGTAAGAAGAAGAACCCGGAGGAGAGACCATCAGCACAGACCATCTTGGACACATACAAGAGAATTATGACTTTGCTGATAAAGGAGTTATCTGTGTCAGATGTCAGAGACATGTTGTGA